Below is a window of Prosthecochloris sp. GSB1 DNA.
GGCCTGCTGCTCGGTTTTCTGGAAGCGGGGACCGGCTGGTTGTTCATGCGAGCGGATTGGCCTGAATTTGCGGCGTTCGCCGCTCTCCTGGCCGGAGTCGTTCTGACGAGAGGGATGCATATGGACGGTGCGGCCGATGTCGCCGACGGCTTCTTCGGCGGGAGGAATCCCGATGACCGCATGCGGATCATGAAGGACCCGGCGGTCGGTTCGTTCGGGGCCATGGCCCTTGTGCTCCTTTTTCTGCTGAAATGGATCGTACTGGTTCGCCTGCTTGCCCTGGACGGTTATGCCTGGATCGTCGCGGGGGTCGTTCTCGCCCGTTTTGTTCAGGTGTGTCTGGCTGCGGCGCTTCCCTACGCCCGCCGGGAAGGCGGAACCGCCTCGGGTTTCGTCGCCGGTGCAGGGGGAGGGCATGTCGCCGCGGGATTGCTTTTCACCCTGGCCGCGCTGATCCTGCTCATTCCTTTTCCCCTGCACTATCCTCTGCTGGCCGTTATGGCCGCCTGCGCAACGTCGATGCTCGTCGGTCTGGCGAGCCAGAGAAAGATCGGCGGCGTAACCGGCGATGTGCTGGGAGCCTCGAGCGAGCTTGTCGAGGCTGTTGTCTGGTTGACCGGTGCCCTGTGCCTCTTGTCCTGATTCTCCGGCCCCTCGCGTCGGTCCGTTGTCTCCTCAAGACATGAACCACGTTGTATTTGCCGGGAATTTTTTCCAGTATTCTTTCCTGTCCGCAACGACGGATGTTACCGCCCCTTGCAACATTACCCGAAAGCAGCCGTGCCGGGAAGTTGTCACGGAGCGAGAATTGTCATGAACTTGTCGACGATCCGCTCGTCGACCTCCGCAAGCCATGACGAATCCTGCCTTGTTTCCGTGAAAAACCGGAGAACGACGGAATGTATCATGGGATTAACGGGGTGTTTGCCGTCGCCATGAGCGCTCGGCAACGAAACGGTTCACGAAGAGGATTTCGGCGAAGCGTACTGCCCCATGCGTGCAGTTCGATAACGAAGGGAGTGCGCCCCGTGACTGGAGAATGAAAGGGGGACTCGTGGCGACGTTTCCTTTGTTTTCCGAAGCCGAAAAAAAGCTCATCAGGCCTCTAACCGTCGCGTTTATCGCCTGCGTTCGACAGTCGAAGGGCGAGCTTCGGGCATCGGCGAAATTCGCTCACTTTGGTGTTGGTAAATACCGGGCATATGCTTATAATCATGGGCAATTGATTAGTTGTCCGGTTGTAAATGAATAGAATCGGCGCGCATCGTCGATGCCGCGCCGGTTTCATCAAGGGACATTTTTGTAATAACGCTCCCCATACAGGCCATGAGCAATACCATGATCATCACTTCCGGAGGCGGCAAGAAGGTCAACGCCGAATACCGGGGCTTTACCATCGAAACAGACCAGTCCGAACGCAACGGCGGAGAAGGATCGGCGCCCGAACCGTTTTCGCTGTTCCTCGCCTCGATCGGCACCTGCGCCGGGATCTATGTTTTCTCTTTCTGTCAGCAGCGCGGTATCCCGACCGAGGGCGTGCGCATCGTTCAGAACCACCATCGCAAAGAGGAGGGTGCGGGTATCGGAAAGATATCTATCGATATCGAGGTGCCGGAAGATTTTCCGGAAAAATACCGCGACGCTCTCGTCAAGGCGGCGAATCTTTGCGCCGTCAAAAAGCATATCCAGGACCCGCCTGTTTTCGAGGTTGTGACAAAAGTGGCCGGGACCTGAACATCGAACGTTTTCATCAACCGACAAACACAAACGACAATGAGTAACA
It encodes the following:
- the cobS gene encoding adenosylcobinamide-GDP ribazoletransferase, yielding MLNGLVTALRTLSVLPVPGRDAQRFSDSLYWFPLVGLLLGFLEAGTGWLFMRADWPEFAAFAALLAGVVLTRGMHMDGAADVADGFFGGRNPDDRMRIMKDPAVGSFGAMALVLLFLLKWIVLVRLLALDGYAWIVAGVVLARFVQVCLAAALPYARREGGTASGFVAGAGGGHVAAGLLFTLAALILLIPFPLHYPLLAVMAACATSMLVGLASQRKIGGVTGDVLGASSELVEAVVWLTGALCLLS
- a CDS encoding OsmC family protein, encoding MSNTMIITSGGGKKVNAEYRGFTIETDQSERNGGEGSAPEPFSLFLASIGTCAGIYVFSFCQQRGIPTEGVRIVQNHHRKEEGAGIGKISIDIEVPEDFPEKYRDALVKAANLCAVKKHIQDPPVFEVVTKVAGT